A single window of Pseudomonas lijiangensis DNA harbors:
- a CDS encoding MaoC family dehydratase, translated as MTQVTNTPYEALEVGQTASYSKTVEERDIQLFAAMSGDHNPVHLDAEYASKTMFKERIAHGMFSGALISAAVACELPGPGTIYIGQQMSFQKPVKLGDTLTVRLEILEKLPKFRVRIATRVFNQNDELVVDGEAEILAPRKQQTVDLTVLPEITFG; from the coding sequence ATGACCCAGGTCACCAACACACCTTACGAAGCACTTGAAGTCGGCCAGACCGCCAGTTACAGCAAAACGGTGGAAGAACGTGATATTCAGCTGTTCGCCGCGATGTCGGGCGATCACAACCCGGTCCATCTGGACGCCGAATATGCTTCAAAGACCATGTTCAAGGAGCGTATCGCTCATGGCATGTTCAGTGGTGCGTTGATCAGTGCGGCAGTGGCCTGCGAGCTGCCTGGGCCGGGCACTATCTATATCGGTCAGCAGATGAGCTTCCAGAAGCCGGTGAAACTGGGCGACACCCTGACCGTACGCCTGGAGATCCTGGAAAAACTGCCGAAATTCCGCGTGCGCATCGCGACCCGCGTATTCAACCAGAACGATGAGCTGGTGGTGGATGGCGAAGCGGAAATCCTTGCACCTCGCAAGCAGCAGACCGTTGACCTGACCGTGCTGCCGGAAATCACTTTCGGTTGA
- the ccoM gene encoding cytochrome c oxidase subunit CcoM yields the protein MFLDNVVVAGVVTVGLMLVFFAGFGLFIWKDSQKRK from the coding sequence ATGTTTCTGGACAATGTGGTTGTCGCAGGTGTCGTCACCGTCGGCCTGATGCTTGTTTTCTTCGCAGGCTTCGGACTTTTCATCTGGAAGGACTCGCAAAAGCGCAAGTGA
- a CDS encoding aspartate-semialdehyde dehydrogenase: MLQPTLPLSVVPVTSQLDPAKRMPDIPPVAPVQPSSSETNIDLRHEDTERSALMLREEQQRQQQQRQHHEEEGEHIEQFAVPGTSLNADNTVPVVPLIDNEPRQGLWVDVEV, encoded by the coding sequence ATGCTGCAACCGACGCTTCCGCTGAGTGTGGTACCCGTGACGTCGCAACTGGACCCGGCCAAGCGCATGCCGGACATACCACCTGTCGCACCGGTGCAACCGAGCTCCAGTGAAACCAATATCGATCTTCGCCATGAAGATACCGAGCGAAGCGCCTTGATGCTGCGTGAAGAGCAACAGCGCCAGCAACAACAGCGTCAGCATCATGAAGAAGAAGGCGAGCACATCGAGCAGTTTGCCGTTCCCGGCACTTCTCTGAATGCCGACAACACCGTGCCTGTGGTTCCGCTGATCGACAATGAGCCGCGTCAAGGCCTGTGGGTAGATGTCGAGGTGTGA
- the rapA gene encoding RNA polymerase-associated protein RapA: MAQQYQPGQRWISDSEAELGLGTVLAQDGRLLTVLYPATGDTRQYALRNAPLTRVRFSPGDVITHFENWKMTVREVEDVDGLLVYHGLNAQNEAVTLPETQLSNFIQFRLATDRLFAGQIDPLAWFSLRYNTLEHTSRQLQSSLWGLGGVRAQPIAHQLHIAREVADRIAPRVLLADEVGLGKTIEAGLVIHRQLLSGRASRILILVPENLQHQWLVEMRRRFNLQVALFDSERFIESDAGNPFEDTQLALVALEWLVEDEKAQDALFAAGWDLMVVDEAHHLVWHEEKVSPEYSLVEQLAEVIPGVLLLTATPEQLGQDSHFARLRLLDPNRFHDLQAFRAESENYRPVAEAVQELLDKGKLSDKAHQTIHGFLGAEGESLLSAVNAGDEEAKARLIRELLDRHGTGRVLFRNTRAAVQGFPERKLHQYPLPCPAEYLELPLGEHADLYPEVSFQSQPEITEEERWWRFDPRVDWLIDTLKMLKRVKVLVICAHAETAMDLEDALRVRSGIPATVFHEGMNILERDRAAAYFADEEFGAQVLICSEIGSEGRNFQFSHHLVLFDLPAHPDLLEQRIGRLDRIGQKHTIELHVPFLETSPQARLFQWYHEALNAFLNTCPTGNALQHQFGPRLLPLLESGDDDEWQSLIDEARTERERLESELHTGRDRLLELNSGGAGEGEALVEAILEQDDQFTLPIYMETLFDAFGIDSEDHSENALILKPSEKMLDASFPLGDDEGVTITYDRNQALSREDMQFITWEHPMVQGGMDLVLSGSMGNTSVALIKNKALKPGTVLLELIYVSEVVAPRSLQLGRYLPPAALRCLLDANGNDLASRVSFSTLNDQLESVPRASANKFIQAQRDVLTPKINAGEERIAPKHAERVAEAQRRLAADTEEELARLTALQAVNPTVRDSELVALRTQREQGLAMLEKAALRLEAIRVLVAG; this comes from the coding sequence ATGGCGCAGCAGTATCAACCGGGGCAACGCTGGATTAGCGACAGCGAAGCCGAGCTGGGTTTGGGCACCGTTCTGGCACAGGATGGCCGCTTATTGACCGTGCTCTATCCGGCCACTGGCGACACGCGTCAATACGCACTGCGTAATGCCCCATTGACCCGGGTACGTTTTTCGCCGGGCGATGTGATCACGCACTTCGAGAACTGGAAGATGACCGTGCGCGAAGTCGAGGATGTCGACGGGCTGCTGGTCTACCACGGCCTCAACGCACAGAACGAAGCCGTCACCCTTCCGGAAACCCAGCTATCGAACTTCATTCAGTTCCGTCTGGCCACCGACCGCCTGTTCGCCGGTCAGATCGACCCGCTGGCGTGGTTCTCCCTGCGTTACAACACCCTTGAGCACACCAGCCGTCAGTTGCAGTCGTCTCTTTGGGGTCTGGGCGGCGTGCGTGCCCAGCCTATCGCTCACCAGTTGCACATTGCCCGTGAAGTCGCTGACCGCATCGCGCCACGGGTTCTGCTGGCAGACGAAGTAGGCCTGGGTAAAACCATCGAAGCAGGTCTGGTGATCCATCGCCAGCTGCTTTCCGGCCGCGCCAGCCGCATCCTGATCCTGGTCCCGGAAAACCTTCAGCACCAGTGGCTGGTTGAAATGCGTCGTCGCTTCAACCTGCAGGTCGCCCTGTTCGACTCCGAGCGTTTCATCGAGAGCGATGCCGGTAACCCGTTCGAGGACACTCAGCTGGCGCTGGTCGCCCTGGAGTGGCTGGTCGAGGACGAAAAAGCCCAGGATGCCCTGTTTGCCGCAGGCTGGGACCTGATGGTGGTCGACGAAGCCCACCACCTGGTCTGGCACGAAGAAAAGGTCAGCCCCGAATACTCGCTGGTCGAGCAACTGGCCGAAGTCATTCCCGGCGTCCTGCTGCTGACCGCAACCCCTGAGCAACTGGGCCAGGACAGCCACTTTGCCCGCCTGCGCCTGCTGGACCCGAACCGCTTCCACGATCTGCAGGCCTTCCGCGCCGAAAGCGAAAACTATCGTCCGGTCGCCGAAGCCGTTCAGGAACTGCTGGACAAGGGCAAGCTGTCGGACAAGGCACACCAGACCATTCATGGTTTCCTGGGCGCCGAAGGTGAAAGCCTGCTGAGCGCCGTGAACGCTGGCGATGAAGAAGCCAAGGCGCGCCTGATCCGCGAGCTGCTGGATCGCCATGGCACCGGCCGCGTGCTTTTCCGTAATACCCGCGCTGCCGTTCAGGGCTTCCCTGAGCGTAAGCTGCATCAGTATCCGCTGCCCTGCCCTGCCGAATACCTGGAACTGCCACTGGGCGAGCATGCCGACCTGTACCCGGAAGTCAGCTTCCAGTCGCAGCCGGAGATCACCGAAGAAGAACGCTGGTGGCGCTTCGATCCACGGGTCGACTGGCTGATCGACACCCTCAAGATGCTCAAGCGCGTCAAGGTGCTGGTCATCTGCGCCCATGCCGAAACCGCCATGGACCTGGAAGACGCGCTGCGCGTGCGTTCCGGTATCCCGGCCACCGTGTTCCACGAAGGCATGAACATTCTGGAGCGCGACCGCGCAGCGGCCTATTTTGCCGATGAAGAATTCGGCGCACAGGTTCTGATCTGTTCGGAAATCGGCAGTGAAGGCCGCAACTTCCAGTTCTCCCACCATCTGGTGCTGTTCGATCTGCCAGCGCACCCGGACCTGCTGGAGCAGCGTATCGGTCGTCTGGACCGTATCGGCCAGAAGCACACCATCGAACTGCACGTGCCGTTCCTGGAAACCAGCCCGCAAGCGCGTCTGTTCCAGTGGTATCACGAGGCGCTCAATGCGTTCCTCAATACCTGCCCGACCGGCAACGCCCTGCAACACCAGTTCGGCCCGCGCCTGCTACCGCTGCTGGAAAGCGGTGACGACGATGAATGGCAGAGCCTGATCGACGAAGCCCGCACCGAGCGCGAGCGTCTGGAAAGCGAACTGCATACCGGCCGTGACCGCCTGCTGGAACTCAACTCCGGCGGCGCTGGCGAAGGTGAAGCGCTGGTGGAAGCGATTCTGGAGCAGGACGATCAGTTCACCCTGCCGATCTACATGGAAACCCTGTTCGACGCCTTTGGCATCGACAGCGAAGACCATTCGGAAAACGCTCTGATCCTCAAGCCGAGCGAAAAAATGCTCGACGCCAGCTTCCCGCTGGGTGACGACGAAGGCGTGACCATCACTTACGACCGCAACCAGGCGCTGTCTCGCGAAGACATGCAGTTCATTACCTGGGAACACCCGATGGTTCAGGGCGGCATGGATCTGGTGCTGTCCGGCTCCATGGGCAACACCTCGGTGGCGCTGATCAAGAACAAGGCGCTCAAGCCGGGCACCGTGCTGCTGGAGCTGATCTACGTCAGCGAAGTGGTCGCGCCGCGCTCCCTGCAACTGGGCCGCTACCTGCCGCCTGCTGCACTGCGCTGCCTGCTGGATGCAAACGGCAATGATCTGGCCAGCCGGGTTTCGTTCAGCACCCTGAACGATCAACTGGAAAGCGTGCCACGCGCCAGCGCCAACAAGTTCATCCAGGCACAGCGCGATGTGCTGACGCCCAAGATCAATGCCGGTGAAGAACGAATTGCCCCGAAACACGCCGAGCGCGTGGCCGAGGCACAACGTCGTCTGGCAGCCGATACCGAAGAGGAACTTGCACGCCTGACTGCCCTGCAAGCCGTCAACCCGACCGTTCGCGACAGCGAACTGGTCGCCCTGCGCACCCAACGCGAACAAGGCCTGGCCATGCTCGAAAAAGCAGCGCTGCGCCTGGAAGCGATCCGGGTGCTGGTGGCTGGCTGA
- a CDS encoding IS110 family transposase — translation MSAYAGIDVSKATLQVALFPKADDLCVPNTEEGLASIAEYLSAHQVERVLVEATGGYERLSVKLLANAGFKVQRINPVRSRQFALAMGKRAKTDPIDAQMLAMFASSLEEKGFAKPDEEREVLLELVNLRSNLLQQRDDNRRRIKQAVLPCVVEIYLALEASLKVQIKSVDQLVAAQTRRVDSELLQRLEAVKGVGAVTIASLFCYLPELGDLSRGQIAALAGVAPYNNDSGTKTGKRQIYGGRSKLRRAAYMCALGMVRYNSDFKERYARLRAKGKCAKVALVACMRVLLIRLNAMARDGTPWRDQVV, via the coding sequence ATGTCCGCCTATGCCGGAATTGATGTTTCCAAGGCCACGCTGCAGGTTGCACTGTTTCCCAAAGCAGATGATCTCTGCGTGCCTAACACCGAAGAAGGTCTCGCCAGCATCGCTGAGTACCTCAGCGCCCATCAGGTTGAACGTGTTCTTGTTGAGGCCACCGGGGGTTACGAGAGACTGTCGGTAAAGCTGCTGGCTAATGCCGGGTTCAAGGTCCAGCGTATCAACCCTGTCCGCTCACGCCAGTTCGCGCTGGCCATGGGCAAGCGCGCCAAGACGGACCCGATCGACGCGCAAATGCTGGCCATGTTCGCCTCCAGCCTGGAGGAAAAGGGTTTCGCCAAGCCTGACGAGGAACGCGAAGTCCTGCTTGAACTGGTCAACTTGCGTAGCAACCTGCTTCAACAACGCGATGACAACCGGCGCCGTATCAAACAGGCCGTACTGCCCTGCGTGGTGGAAATCTACCTCGCGTTGGAGGCCAGCCTTAAAGTGCAGATCAAGTCGGTGGATCAGCTTGTCGCTGCACAAACCCGCCGGGTCGACTCAGAACTGCTGCAACGGCTAGAGGCTGTAAAGGGCGTGGGGGCCGTGACAATCGCCAGCCTCTTCTGCTACCTGCCCGAGCTGGGCGACCTGAGCCGTGGACAAATCGCTGCCTTGGCCGGCGTGGCGCCGTACAACAACGACAGCGGTACCAAGACCGGTAAGCGGCAGATCTACGGTGGGCGGTCGAAACTACGCCGTGCGGCCTACATGTGTGCGCTGGGGATGGTGCGCTACAACTCCGATTTCAAGGAGCGTTATGCGAGGCTGCGTGCCAAAGGCAAGTGCGCGAAAGTGGCCCTGGTGGCCTGCATGCGGGTGTTGCTGATTCGCCTGAACGCCATGGCGCGCGACGGAACACCATGGCGTGATCAGGTGGTTTGA
- a CDS encoding spinster family MFS transporter: MNNPPTDSSVQASNAWRVLFLLFLANLFNFFDRAIPAIITEPIRKEWHLSDFQLGLLGTAFTLVYAIAGLPLGRMADTGSRKKLMGWGLAVWSGLTAVNGMANSFWTFLLVRMGVGIGEASYAPAANSLIGDLFPAHRRSRAIGIFMLGLPLGLLLAFFTIGAMVKAFDSWRAPFFIAAVPGLILAVFIFFIREPKRGAAESVQMSEEKIEKPVRRVLSIPTFCWLVLAGLTFNFATYACNSFMVPMLQRYFQVSLQEAAVATGVIVGLTGLIGLTLGGLIADKLHQRSPNGRLWFAAFSMLVATLATGYALHAGRVEIGVFVAVFSVGWLFAYNFYTCVYTAIQDVVEPRLRATAMALFFAGLYLLGGGLGPVVVGWLSDHYAHEAMTLAGAVQMDESFKATGLHDAMYLIPVTLGMTLAFLLLASRCFTRDAKRMTDRMLNPG, translated from the coding sequence ATGAACAACCCCCCGACCGACAGCTCTGTCCAGGCTTCCAATGCCTGGCGCGTTTTGTTTCTGCTGTTTCTGGCCAACCTGTTCAACTTCTTTGATCGAGCGATTCCGGCGATCATCACCGAGCCCATTCGCAAGGAATGGCACCTGAGCGACTTTCAGCTCGGGCTTCTGGGCACGGCATTTACTCTTGTCTATGCGATTGCAGGCTTGCCTCTCGGGCGTATGGCCGATACCGGCTCACGCAAGAAACTGATGGGCTGGGGGCTTGCCGTCTGGAGCGGGCTGACGGCGGTCAACGGCATGGCCAACAGCTTCTGGACATTCCTGCTGGTGCGCATGGGTGTCGGGATCGGTGAGGCCAGTTATGCACCGGCGGCCAACTCATTGATCGGTGATCTGTTCCCGGCCCATCGTCGCTCGCGAGCCATCGGCATTTTCATGCTGGGCCTGCCGCTGGGGCTTTTGCTGGCGTTCTTCACCATCGGTGCGATGGTCAAGGCGTTCGACAGCTGGCGGGCACCGTTCTTTATCGCGGCGGTTCCCGGCCTGATTCTGGCGGTGTTCATCTTCTTTATCCGTGAGCCCAAGCGTGGCGCTGCCGAAAGTGTGCAGATGTCCGAAGAGAAGATCGAAAAGCCGGTTCGCCGGGTGCTGTCGATCCCGACCTTTTGCTGGCTGGTGCTGGCGGGGCTGACCTTCAACTTTGCAACCTATGCCTGCAACTCGTTCATGGTGCCGATGCTGCAACGCTATTTTCAGGTGTCTCTGCAGGAAGCGGCTGTGGCGACCGGGGTCATCGTCGGGCTCACCGGGCTGATCGGCCTGACCCTGGGCGGCCTGATCGCGGACAAGCTGCACCAGCGCTCACCCAATGGGCGGCTGTGGTTTGCGGCGTTCAGCATGCTGGTCGCCACCCTGGCGACGGGTTATGCCTTGCACGCGGGAAGGGTGGAGATCGGGGTGTTTGTGGCAGTGTTCAGCGTCGGCTGGCTGTTTGCCTATAACTTTTATACCTGCGTCTACACCGCCATTCAGGACGTGGTGGAGCCGCGTCTGCGGGCGACGGCCATGGCGTTGTTCTTTGCCGGGTTGTATCTGCTGGGCGGCGGGCTTGGGCCGGTGGTGGTCGGCTGGTTATCCGATCACTATGCCCATGAAGCGATGACGCTGGCGGGGGCGGTGCAGATGGATGAAAGCTTCAAGGCTACAGGTTTGCATGATGCGATGTACCTGATCCCGGTGACTCTGGGCATGACCCTGGCGTTTCTGCTGCTGGCCTCGCGTTGCTTCACGAGAGATGCCAAGCGGATGACGGACAGGATGCTGAATCCTGGGTAG
- a CDS encoding putative bifunctional diguanylate cyclase/phosphodiesterase has translation MEWLGLNMFVGFPANGQLLINCSHNLFLVALAYGVACAACFATLDITDRVIQVEASKSRRVWKALAALCLAGGIWAMHFISMLAFQAPLKISYDLTITISSLLIVLAAGLLAVKALSMETLTIKRCLITSVIMGLAISIMHYVGMAAMRSDAIQYYEPNMFALSILVAILASVALLTLSRHLRHHSGMFHQMFKYGLSLLLGAGLLTMHLMGMEALQLLLPLEAQLQIPNTENSQQLGLTIAIITLLIIAGSISAAMADKKLQSKEHDLQRVNALLSQLDQARVSLQQVAHYDPLTNLINRRGFNQIFGEKLLEHSVSKGMLAVMFLDIDHFKRINDSLGHDAGDELLKVIAERIRSATRIQDVVARFGGDEFCILLSIPDYEEARHLAYRVMQKMKETIALAGRRMVMTTSIGIAVFPRDGATCDELLKHADLALYQSKGNGRNRVNFFSPALKTKASLELHLEEELRNALREETGLQVYYQPIVDLRTGHVAKLEALVRWHHPQHGLLIPDRFIGIAEANGLIAELDNWVLRRACKDLGALRLDGFDKMIIAVNCSALNLARDELVHEVEHALSEANVAPGRLELEVTENALMGNISNTIVMLKQIRSLGVSLSIDDFGTGYSSLAYLKRLPLDTLKIDRSFIIDIPKSPQDMEIVQAIIVMAHTLRLKVVTEGVETPAQLEFLSQYSCDYVQGYLFSKPQPLERLLPLLKQMNERDPVSLLPNSGMLDGKDLDTETPRSLDLFSELPGSEHQAIRSASRTKRSRWSD, from the coding sequence ATGGAATGGCTCGGTTTGAATATGTTTGTCGGTTTTCCGGCAAACGGGCAATTACTGATCAACTGTAGTCATAACTTGTTTCTGGTAGCGCTGGCCTACGGGGTCGCCTGCGCAGCCTGTTTTGCAACGCTGGACATCACGGATAGGGTCATTCAGGTCGAGGCGAGCAAAAGCCGCCGCGTCTGGAAGGCCTTGGCCGCGCTATGTCTGGCGGGCGGCATCTGGGCCATGCATTTCATCAGCATGCTGGCTTTTCAGGCACCACTGAAAATCAGCTATGACCTGACCATTACCATCTCGTCCCTGCTGATCGTGCTGGCTGCCGGGCTGCTCGCCGTCAAGGCGCTGAGCATGGAAACCCTGACCATCAAGCGTTGCCTGATCACGTCCGTGATCATGGGGCTGGCCATCAGCATCATGCATTACGTCGGCATGGCGGCCATGCGCTCCGATGCCATCCAGTATTACGAGCCGAACATGTTTGCCCTGTCGATTCTGGTTGCCATCCTGGCCAGCGTGGCATTGCTGACCCTTTCCAGGCATTTGCGTCATCACAGCGGAATGTTTCACCAGATGTTCAAGTACGGCCTCAGCCTGCTGCTGGGCGCAGGCCTGCTGACCATGCACCTGATGGGAATGGAGGCCCTGCAACTGCTTCTGCCTCTGGAAGCGCAACTACAGATCCCCAACACCGAAAACAGCCAGCAACTGGGGCTGACCATCGCCATCATCACCTTGCTGATCATCGCCGGGAGCATCAGCGCGGCGATGGCCGACAAGAAGCTGCAAAGCAAGGAGCACGACCTGCAACGGGTCAACGCCTTGCTCAGCCAACTGGATCAGGCCCGTGTGTCCCTGCAGCAGGTTGCGCACTACGACCCGCTGACCAACCTGATCAACCGACGCGGTTTCAACCAGATATTCGGGGAGAAACTGCTGGAGCACAGCGTCAGCAAAGGCATGCTGGCGGTGATGTTTCTGGACATCGACCACTTCAAGCGCATCAACGACAGCCTGGGCCACGACGCCGGGGACGAGCTGCTCAAGGTGATTGCCGAACGAATCCGCAGCGCAACGCGGATTCAGGATGTGGTGGCCCGTTTCGGTGGCGACGAGTTCTGCATCCTGCTCAGCATTCCCGACTACGAAGAGGCGCGGCACCTGGCTTATCGGGTCATGCAGAAAATGAAGGAAACCATCGCCCTCGCGGGCCGGCGCATGGTGATGACCACCAGTATCGGCATCGCGGTCTTTCCCCGTGACGGTGCAACCTGCGACGAACTGCTCAAGCACGCGGATCTGGCGCTGTACCAATCCAAGGGCAACGGCCGCAACCGGGTCAACTTCTTCAGCCCGGCCCTCAAGACCAAGGCCAGCCTGGAGCTGCATCTGGAAGAAGAGCTGCGCAACGCCCTGCGCGAAGAAACGGGCCTGCAGGTCTACTACCAGCCCATCGTCGACCTGCGGACCGGTCATGTCGCCAAGCTAGAGGCACTGGTGCGCTGGCATCACCCGCAACATGGCCTGCTGATACCCGACCGTTTCATCGGCATCGCCGAAGCCAACGGGCTGATCGCCGAACTGGACAACTGGGTATTGCGCCGCGCCTGCAAGGATCTGGGCGCCCTGCGCCTGGACGGGTTCGACAAGATGATCATTGCGGTGAACTGCTCGGCGCTCAATCTGGCCAGGGATGAACTGGTCCATGAGGTCGAGCATGCATTGAGCGAGGCCAATGTGGCCCCGGGGCGTCTGGAACTGGAGGTGACCGAGAACGCCCTGATGGGGAATATCAGCAACACCATCGTGATGCTCAAGCAAATTCGCAGCCTGGGTGTCTCGCTTTCCATCGACGACTTCGGCACCGGCTATTCATCACTGGCCTATCTCAAGCGACTGCCGCTGGATACCCTGAAGATCGACCGTTCCTTCATCATCGACATTCCCAAGTCGCCACAGGACATGGAGATTGTTCAGGCGATTATCGTCATGGCTCACACCTTGCGCCTGAAGGTCGTGACAGAAGGCGTGGAAACGCCAGCGCAACTGGAGTTCCTCAGCCAGTACAGCTGCGATTATGTGCAAGGCTATCTGTTCAGCAAGCCGCAACCTCTGGAACGCCTGCTGCCATTGCTCAAACAGATGAACGAGCGCGACCCCGTCAGCCTGTTACCAAACTCCGGGATGCTTGACGGCAAGGATCTGGACACCGAAACCCCACGTTCACTCGATCTTTTCAGTGAACTCCCGGGCAGTGAACACCAGGCCATTCGCAGCGCCAGCCGCACCAAACGCTCCAGATGGTCGGATTGA
- a CDS encoding DUF2288 domain-containing protein: MTQEPSTLYAKLLGETASITWKELQPFFAKGALLWVEEPLDLIEVAEAMAENDASKVSAWLASGQVGKVSESKAMELVESDPLLWAVVVSPWVLIQNRARA; encoded by the coding sequence ATGACGCAAGAACCTAGCACCCTCTATGCCAAACTGCTTGGCGAAACCGCTTCGATTACCTGGAAAGAATTGCAACCATTCTTTGCCAAGGGTGCCCTGTTGTGGGTCGAGGAACCGCTGGATCTGATCGAAGTTGCCGAGGCCATGGCCGAAAATGACGCCAGCAAGGTTTCCGCCTGGCTGGCCAGCGGACAGGTCGGCAAGGTGTCTGAGTCAAAGGCGATGGAGCTGGTTGAAAGCGATCCGCTGCTGTGGGCAGTGGTGGTCTCGCCCTGGGTCCTGATCCAGAACAGGGCGCGAGCCTGA
- a CDS encoding branched-chain amino acid ABC transporter substrate-binding protein: protein MTKGTKKLSKLFAALVMAGVASHSFAADTIKIGIAGPKTGAVAQYGDMQFSGAKMAIEQLNAKGGVDGKKLEAVEYDDACDPKQAVAVANKIVNDGVKFVIGHLCSSSAQPASDVYEDEGIIMVTPAATSPDITSRGYKLVFRTIGLDSAQGPAAGDYIAKQVKPKVVAVIHDKQQYGEGIATAVKQTLEKDGVKVALFEGINAGDKDFSSLIAKMKQANVDFVYYGGYHPELGLILRQSQEKGLKAGFMGPEGVGNASISQIAQDASEGLLVTLPASFDQDPANKALVEAFKAKKEDPSGPFVFPSYSAVTVIADAIKIAKSEDTDKVAAALRANTFKTPTGDLAFDAKGDLKDFKFVVYTWHKDGTKTEAPVK from the coding sequence ATGACTAAGGGTACCAAGAAGCTTTCGAAGCTGTTTGCCGCATTGGTTATGGCGGGAGTTGCCAGCCATTCGTTCGCAGCAGATACCATCAAGATCGGCATCGCGGGTCCAAAGACCGGCGCAGTCGCCCAGTACGGCGACATGCAGTTCAGCGGTGCGAAAATGGCCATCGAACAGCTCAACGCCAAGGGCGGCGTTGATGGCAAGAAGCTCGAAGCTGTCGAATACGACGACGCCTGCGACCCGAAACAAGCCGTTGCCGTGGCCAACAAGATCGTCAACGACGGCGTGAAGTTCGTCATCGGCCACCTGTGCTCCAGCTCGGCTCAACCGGCTTCGGACGTCTACGAAGACGAAGGCATCATCATGGTGACCCCGGCAGCTACCAGCCCGGACATCACTTCCCGTGGCTACAAGCTGGTGTTCCGCACCATCGGCCTGGACAGCGCCCAGGGCCCGGCCGCAGGCGACTACATTGCCAAGCAGGTCAAACCAAAAGTCGTTGCCGTCATCCACGACAAGCAGCAGTACGGTGAAGGCATCGCCACTGCCGTCAAGCAGACCCTAGAAAAGGACGGCGTCAAGGTTGCCCTGTTCGAAGGTATCAATGCTGGCGACAAGGACTTCTCCTCGCTGATCGCCAAGATGAAGCAAGCCAACGTCGACTTCGTCTACTACGGCGGCTACCACCCTGAACTGGGCCTGATCCTGCGTCAGTCTCAGGAAAAAGGCCTGAAAGCCGGCTTCATGGGTCCAGAAGGCGTGGGTAACGCTTCGATCTCGCAGATTGCCCAGGATGCGTCCGAAGGCCTGCTGGTCACCCTGCCAGCTTCCTTCGACCAGGATCCGGCCAACAAGGCGCTGGTTGAAGCCTTCAAGGCGAAGAAAGAAGACCCGAGCGGTCCGTTCGTGTTCCCGTCCTACTCGGCCGTGACCGTGATTGCCGACGCAATCAAGATCGCCAAGAGCGAAGACACCGACAAGGTCGCTGCCGCCCTGCGTGCCAACACCTTCAAGACGCCGACCGGCGACCTGGCATTCGATGCCAAGGGCGACCTGAAGGACTTCAAGTTCGTGGTTTACACCTGGCACAAAGACGGCACCAAGACCGAGGCGCCCGTGAAGTAA
- the livH gene encoding high-affinity branched-chain amino acid ABC transporter permease LivH, producing MPEIDIYHFFQQLVNGMTIGSTYALIAIGYTMVYGIIGMINFAHGEVYMIGSYVAFIAIAGLTMMGLGSLPLLITAAFAASIVVTSAYGYAIERVAYRPLRGSNRLIPLISAIGMSLFLQNTVLLSQDSKDKSIPNLIPGNFVFGSASTHEVVISYMQVLIFIVTVVAMLGLTWFISRSRLGRACRACAEDIKMANLLGINTNNIIALTFVIGAALAAIAAVLLSMQYGVINPNAGFLVGIKAFTAAVLGGIGSIPGAMLGGLVLGIAEAFGADVFGDQYKDVVAFSLLVLVLLFRPTGLLGRPEVEKV from the coding sequence ATGCCCGAGATAGACATCTATCACTTTTTCCAACAGCTGGTTAATGGCATGACCATTGGCAGCACCTATGCCTTGATTGCCATCGGTTACACCATGGTCTACGGCATCATCGGCATGATCAACTTCGCCCATGGCGAGGTATACATGATCGGTTCCTATGTGGCGTTCATCGCCATCGCGGGCCTGACGATGATGGGCCTTGGCAGCTTGCCACTGCTGATTACCGCAGCCTTCGCCGCCAGTATCGTCGTGACCAGTGCCTATGGTTATGCGATCGAACGTGTGGCCTACCGGCCATTGCGCGGCAGCAACCGACTGATCCCTCTGATTTCTGCCATCGGCATGTCTCTATTCCTGCAGAACACCGTGCTGCTTTCCCAGGATTCCAAGGACAAGTCGATCCCCAACCTGATTCCCGGCAACTTCGTGTTCGGCTCTGCCAGCACCCATGAAGTCGTGATCTCGTACATGCAGGTGCTGATCTTCATCGTGACCGTGGTTGCGATGCTCGGCCTGACCTGGTTCATCTCCCGCTCTCGCCTGGGCCGTGCGTGCCGCGCCTGTGCCGAAGACATCAAGATGGCCAACCTGCTGGGTATCAACACCAACAACATCATTGCCCTGACGTTCGTCATCGGTGCAGCCCTGGCCGCCATTGCTGCCGTGCTGCTGAGCATGCAATACGGCGTGATCAACCCCAACGCGGGCTTCCTGGTCGGTATCAAGGCGTTTACCGCGGCGGTACTTGGCGGTATCGGCAGTATCCCCGGCGCCATGCTGGGTGGTCTGGTACTGGGTATAGCCGAGGCATTCGGTGCCGACGTATTCGGCGACCAGTACAAGGATGTCGTTGCGTTCAGTCTTCTCGTATTGGTGCTGTTGTTCCGGCCGACCGGCCTGCTTGGCCGTCCGGAGGTTGAAAAAGTATGA